One window of Vicinamibacterales bacterium genomic DNA carries:
- a CDS encoding dipeptidase, translating into MNPAIIDFINTSRDRYLAELTDFIAIPSVSSSPEHGADMRRCAEWTADQLRTAGLQNVRVIDTPGHPVVYADWLNAPGAPTVLFYGHYDVQPVDPLDLWQSPPFQATIRDNELFARGASDDKGQLFIHIKALEAYLKQTGTLPINVRVIFEGEEEIGSPNLDQFIRDHKDELACDVVVISDSAMFEHGVPSLCYGLRGLCYFQIDMRGTASDLHSGSFGGAVANPGFVLAQVLSQMKDRGGHVKVPGFYDDVRELTEREREEFKRLPFNEKQYRKSLGAPKLHGETGYSTLERTWARPTFEVNGILTGFTGEGSKTVIPATAMAKISMRLVPNQDPDKIAQLFEDYVRKVTPKSVELKVTRMHGGKPWMTELDNVYIQAAARAIELGFGKAPVYTREGGSIPVVSTFQSELNAPTVLYGIGLPDENAHAPNEKLDLGNFFNGIIASAYLYDEIGSRK; encoded by the coding sequence ATGAATCCTGCGATCATCGACTTCATCAACACCAGCCGCGACCGGTATCTCGCCGAGTTGACCGACTTCATCGCCATTCCCAGCGTCAGCTCGTCGCCCGAACACGGGGCCGACATGCGGCGCTGCGCGGAGTGGACGGCGGATCAGCTTCGAACGGCCGGCCTGCAGAACGTCCGGGTGATCGACACGCCCGGCCACCCGGTCGTCTACGCCGACTGGCTGAACGCTCCAGGCGCGCCGACCGTGTTGTTCTACGGTCACTACGACGTGCAGCCGGTCGATCCACTGGACCTGTGGCAGTCTCCGCCGTTCCAGGCGACGATCCGGGACAACGAACTGTTCGCGCGCGGAGCCTCCGACGACAAGGGGCAACTGTTCATCCACATCAAGGCGCTCGAGGCGTATTTGAAGCAGACGGGCACGCTTCCCATCAACGTCCGCGTCATCTTCGAGGGCGAAGAGGAGATCGGGAGCCCGAACCTCGACCAGTTCATCCGCGACCACAAGGACGAACTCGCCTGCGACGTCGTCGTCATCTCGGACTCGGCGATGTTCGAGCACGGCGTGCCGTCGCTCTGCTACGGCCTGCGCGGCCTGTGCTACTTCCAGATCGACATGCGCGGCACCGCCAGCGACCTCCACTCGGGTTCGTTCGGCGGCGCGGTCGCCAACCCGGGGTTCGTGCTCGCGCAGGTCCTCTCGCAGATGAAGGACCGCGGCGGGCACGTGAAGGTCCCTGGGTTCTACGATGACGTGCGTGAACTGACCGAGCGGGAGCGCGAGGAGTTCAAGCGGCTGCCGTTCAACGAGAAGCAGTACCGCAAGTCGCTCGGCGCGCCGAAGCTGCACGGCGAAACGGGGTACTCGACGTTGGAGAGGACCTGGGCGAGGCCGACGTTCGAGGTGAACGGCATCCTGACCGGCTTCACCGGCGAGGGCAGCAAGACCGTGATCCCGGCCACGGCGATGGCGAAGATCAGCATGCGCCTGGTGCCGAACCAGGATCCGGACAAGATCGCGCAACTCTTCGAAGACTACGTGAGGAAGGTGACGCCGAAGAGCGTCGAGCTGAAAGTCACGCGCATGCACGGCGGCAAGCCGTGGATGACGGAACTGGACAACGTCTACATCCAGGCGGCAGCCCGCGCCATCGAGTTGGGCTTCGGCAAGGCGCCGGTCTACACGCGGGAGGGCGGATCGATTCCGGTCGTCTCGACCTTCCAGTCCGAACTGAACGCGCCGACCGTCCTGTACGGCATCGGCCTGCCGGACGAGAACGCCCACGCGCCCAACGAGAAGCTGGATCTCGGCAACTTCTTCAACGGGATCATCGCATCGGCGTACCTGTACGACGAGATTGGATCACGGAAATAG